The following coding sequences lie in one Fuerstiella sp. genomic window:
- a CDS encoding phytanoyl-CoA dioxygenase family protein, producing the protein MQLTEAQINEFKKFGLLFLPEQFTPGEAALLRAEADRIYQLDRKEVWRESNGAARTAFAAHKYSEGFRRLGRHPRLINPVMQLLGGQIYMHQYKVNAKAAFDGDVWQWHQDYGTWQRDDEMPTPHAMNIAVFLDPVTAANGPLMFIPGSHRDGVFNAGHDLQTTSYPLWTLDRTTVKRLADAGGIEVPTGPPGSVILFHSNLVHASPSNISPWHRSIVYLSLCEVSNHIRRFQREEWIAHRDFTPIEPLDDDCLLNLSPSFDTTQE; encoded by the coding sequence ATGCAGCTTACCGAAGCACAAATCAACGAATTCAAAAAGTTTGGTCTTTTGTTTCTGCCCGAGCAGTTCACACCAGGGGAAGCGGCGTTACTGCGTGCGGAAGCGGACCGCATCTACCAGCTGGATCGCAAAGAAGTGTGGCGGGAATCAAATGGTGCTGCACGCACGGCATTTGCTGCACACAAATACAGCGAAGGCTTTCGCCGACTGGGACGTCATCCGCGACTGATCAACCCGGTCATGCAGCTCCTCGGCGGTCAGATCTACATGCACCAGTACAAAGTCAACGCCAAAGCGGCATTTGACGGTGATGTGTGGCAGTGGCACCAGGATTACGGTACCTGGCAGCGGGATGACGAGATGCCGACCCCCCATGCGATGAACATCGCTGTGTTCCTTGATCCGGTAACTGCCGCCAACGGCCCGCTCATGTTTATTCCCGGAAGCCACCGGGACGGCGTTTTTAATGCCGGGCATGATCTGCAAACCACCAGCTATCCACTGTGGACCCTTGATCGTACGACCGTAAAGCGACTGGCGGACGCTGGAGGAATCGAAGTCCCGACGGGTCCGCCTGGTTCCGTCATCCTGTTCCACAGCAATCTCGTTCACGCGAGTCCGTCAAATATCAGTCCGTGGCACCGCAGTATTGTCTACCTCAGCTTATGTGAAGTCAGCAACCACATTCGTCGTTTTCAGCGTGAAGAGTGGATCGCTCACCGGGATTTCACACCCATTGAACCACTGGACGATGACTGCCTGCTGAATCTGTCCCCCTCTTTCGACACGACGCAGGAGTAA